The following are encoded together in the Mycolicibacterium arabiense genome:
- the kstR gene encoding cholesterol catabolism transcriptional regulator KstR codes for MPAATNSGSGSDGASAPRQVMNVAVLAESELGSEAQRERRKRILDATLAIASKGGYEAVQMRAVAERADVAVGTLYRYFPSKVHLLVSALGREFERIDAKTDRASLTGGTPYQRLNIMVGKLNRSMQRNPLLTEAMTRAFVFADASAAGEVDHVGKLMDSMFARAMSDGEPTEDQYHIARVISDVWLSNLLAWLTRRASATDVSKRLDLAVRLLIGDGEHPKI; via the coding sequence ATGCCAGCAGCGACCAATTCCGGTTCCGGGTCCGACGGGGCCTCGGCCCCACGCCAGGTGATGAACGTGGCCGTCCTCGCCGAATCCGAACTCGGGTCCGAAGCTCAGCGCGAGCGCCGCAAGCGCATCCTTGACGCCACCCTCGCGATCGCCTCCAAGGGCGGTTACGAGGCCGTTCAGATGCGTGCAGTCGCGGAACGCGCCGACGTCGCCGTCGGAACGCTCTACCGGTACTTCCCGTCGAAGGTCCACCTGCTGGTGTCCGCGCTGGGTCGCGAGTTCGAGCGCATCGACGCCAAGACCGATCGCGCCTCGCTCACCGGCGGCACGCCGTACCAGCGGCTCAACATCATGGTCGGCAAGCTGAACCGCTCCATGCAGCGCAACCCGCTGCTGACCGAGGCCATGACGCGCGCCTTCGTGTTCGCCGACGCCTCCGCGGCCGGTGAGGTTGATCACGTCGGCAAGCTGATGGACTCGATGTTCGCCAGGGCGATGAGCGACGGCGAGCCGACCGAAGACCAGTACCACATCGCGCGCGTCATCTCCGACGTGTGGCTGTCGAACCTGCTGGCCTGGCTGACCCGCCGGGCTTCGGCCACCGACGTCAGCAAGCGTCTAGATCTTGCGGTGCGTCTGCTGATCGGCGACGGGGAGCACCCGAAGATCTAG
- a CDS encoding metal ABC transporter permease: protein MTTSLLALGYQDNWVHILTSAFMRNALIGGTLVALAAGLIGYFIIVRNSAFAAHALAHIGFPGATGAVLIGLPVTVGLAVFCVGGALVIGALGKRADEREVATGTVLAAATGLGLFFSSLATKSSSTVTNVLFGNLLAVSHQQLVTFAVVLAVIAAVIAFIYRPLLFASVNADVAEARGVPVRALSVVFMALLGLSITMAVQAVGTLLLFALVVTPAATAIMLTARPGAAMAVATVLAVVSVWCGLAASAMFDVPPSFVITTIVSLIWLAVWLSARRGASQPTAPSHGAQA, encoded by the coding sequence ATGACGACGTCGCTGCTGGCCCTGGGCTACCAGGACAATTGGGTGCACATCCTGACGTCGGCGTTCATGCGCAACGCGCTGATCGGCGGCACCCTGGTCGCTCTCGCCGCGGGCCTGATCGGATACTTCATCATCGTGCGCAACAGTGCGTTCGCCGCACACGCGTTGGCGCACATCGGCTTTCCCGGCGCTACCGGCGCAGTTCTGATCGGTCTGCCGGTCACCGTCGGGCTCGCGGTGTTCTGCGTGGGCGGCGCACTCGTCATCGGTGCGCTCGGCAAGCGGGCCGACGAGCGCGAGGTGGCAACCGGAACCGTGCTGGCGGCGGCGACGGGTCTTGGGCTGTTCTTCAGCTCGCTGGCCACCAAGAGCAGCAGTACGGTGACGAACGTGCTGTTCGGCAATCTGCTGGCCGTCAGCCATCAGCAGCTCGTCACCTTCGCAGTCGTCCTCGCCGTGATCGCTGCCGTCATCGCATTCATCTATCGCCCACTGCTGTTCGCGTCGGTCAACGCCGACGTCGCCGAGGCGCGGGGCGTGCCGGTGCGCGCACTGTCGGTGGTGTTCATGGCGCTGCTCGGGCTGTCGATCACGATGGCCGTGCAGGCCGTTGGCACGCTGCTGCTGTTCGCGCTCGTGGTCACCCCTGCGGCGACCGCGATCATGCTGACGGCCCGGCCTGGCGCTGCGATGGCCGTGGCGACCGTGCTGGCCGTCGTGTCGGTGTGGTGCGGGCTCGCGGCGTCGGCGATGTTCGACGTGCCGCCGAGCTTCGTCATCACCACCATCGTCAGCTTGATCTGGCTGGCGGTGTGGCTCTCGGCGCGCCGCGGCGCGTCACAGCCCACCGCGCCGTCGCACGGCGCCCAGGCATAG
- a CDS encoding aminoglycoside phosphotransferase/kinase family protein: MMTPEEMAARTSRAVAAATAAGRDLGLAVEEPRVLYDVFSVVVHLAPEPVVVRVPTVLPPSYSRAPETQPNQQRSELAVAGWLADRGHPVVRPSPLVPREPVRRDGFSMTFWQFVEQLPDVEPDMTQRMRQTARLHAALRDYDGGQLGFWAPFGSYVPEGLSELARLPHLIDAADLRRAQREWDAIGPVLTSRAAFTEAFAGVDLQTIHGDAPYHNMISTPDGDLWSDFELVTTGAVESDLAMVGPEALAIYDEAAVALGLRAVDERVLRLTEAAARLAMIAALAMAPELPMLVDAIAPMVDQWRATEPVTAL; the protein is encoded by the coding sequence ATGATGACGCCGGAGGAGATGGCCGCCCGCACTTCGCGCGCGGTGGCCGCCGCGACCGCTGCGGGCCGCGATCTCGGTCTCGCGGTGGAGGAACCGCGGGTGCTCTACGACGTGTTCTCGGTCGTGGTACACCTCGCCCCGGAGCCCGTCGTCGTGCGCGTACCCACGGTGCTGCCACCGTCGTACTCCCGGGCGCCGGAAACGCAGCCCAATCAACAGCGTTCGGAACTCGCGGTGGCGGGCTGGCTCGCCGACCGCGGCCATCCCGTGGTGCGACCGAGCCCCCTGGTTCCGCGCGAACCCGTACGCCGGGATGGGTTCTCGATGACGTTCTGGCAATTCGTCGAGCAGTTGCCCGACGTGGAGCCGGACATGACGCAACGCATGCGGCAGACCGCGCGCTTGCACGCTGCGCTGCGCGATTACGACGGCGGCCAGCTCGGCTTCTGGGCGCCGTTCGGCAGCTACGTGCCCGAGGGGCTGTCCGAGCTGGCGCGGCTCCCCCACCTGATCGACGCCGCCGATCTCCGCCGCGCGCAACGGGAGTGGGACGCGATCGGGCCGGTACTCACCTCACGGGCGGCGTTCACGGAGGCCTTCGCCGGCGTCGACCTACAGACCATCCACGGGGATGCGCCGTACCACAACATGATCAGCACGCCGGACGGCGATCTGTGGTCGGACTTCGAACTCGTCACCACCGGCGCCGTCGAGTCCGACCTCGCGATGGTGGGCCCCGAGGCGCTCGCCATCTACGACGAAGCGGCCGTAGCACTGGGCTTGCGCGCCGTCGACGAGCGGGTGTTGCGTCTGACGGAAGCTGCGGCGCGCCTTGCCATGATCGCCGCGCTGGCGATGGCTCCCGAACTACCGATGCTCGTCGATGCCATCGCGCCGATGGTCGACCAGTGGCGGGCCACCGAACCGGTGACCGCGCTCTAA
- a CDS encoding metal ABC transporter ATP-binding protein, producing the protein MSPSDGSEPALAFDDVSVVRGGRLVWSEGTFVVPAGGIVAVIGTSGSGKTTLLHAVLGIIPTASGEIRVLGERPGSATGLIGYVPQNYAAAAGTAIRACDAVLLGLTGNRWGFGRATAEQRSRVEEIIAAVDATEFAGRRLSQLSGGQRQRIAIAEALVSRPRLLILDEPLTSLDVRNQRSIVSLLARIRDEFGVTIVVVAHDLNPLLGILDGAIYLLDGHAHFDTMDEVVDETLLTHLYGTSIQVVHTPQGELYMRSV; encoded by the coding sequence GTGTCTCCGTCTGACGGCAGCGAACCGGCGCTCGCCTTCGACGACGTCAGCGTCGTCCGTGGCGGCCGGCTGGTCTGGTCCGAGGGCACGTTCGTGGTACCGGCGGGCGGGATCGTCGCCGTCATCGGAACCAGCGGCTCCGGCAAGACCACGCTGCTGCACGCGGTGCTCGGCATCATCCCGACCGCCTCGGGGGAGATCCGGGTGCTCGGGGAACGCCCCGGATCGGCCACCGGCCTGATCGGCTACGTACCGCAGAACTACGCCGCCGCCGCGGGCACGGCGATACGCGCCTGCGACGCGGTACTGCTCGGATTGACCGGCAACCGCTGGGGTTTCGGACGCGCGACTGCGGAACAACGCAGCCGGGTGGAGGAGATCATCGCGGCGGTCGACGCAACCGAGTTCGCAGGCCGTCGGCTCTCGCAGCTCTCCGGCGGGCAGCGCCAACGCATCGCGATCGCCGAAGCGCTCGTCAGCAGGCCCCGTCTGCTCATCCTCGATGAACCGCTCACCTCGCTCGACGTGCGCAACCAACGCAGCATCGTCAGCCTGCTCGCCCGGATCCGCGACGAGTTCGGCGTGACCATCGTCGTGGTCGCCCACGACCTGAACCCGCTGCTGGGCATCCTCGACGGCGCCATCTACCTACTCGACGGGCACGCTCACTTCGACACCATGGACGAGGTGGTCGACGAGACGCTGCTGACTCACCTCTACGGCACGTCGATTCAGGTCGTGCACACCCCGCAGGGCGAGCTCTACATGCGGAGCGTGTGA
- a CDS encoding sulfurtransferase, giving the protein MTTSRADVLITATDLRARLDAGEDVTVLDVRWQLAAPDGRGDYENGHVPGAVYVSLDDDLTDHAVVGRGRHPLPSGRDLQEAARRWGIRSGVPVVVYDDWNRAGSARAWWVLTAAGIPGVCILDGGLAAWRDAGGDLETGSAATQPGDVVVVHYDLYAGALPTLTADEAAHADRLVDARAPERFRGEHEPVDPVAGHVPGAVNVPSTSLLGADGTFLSGAELAKALDGATGAYCGSGVTASVVVAASVAAGTPVALFPGSWSQWSAEPGRPVATGA; this is encoded by the coding sequence GTGACCACATCCCGTGCCGACGTGCTGATCACCGCGACCGACCTACGCGCCCGCCTCGACGCGGGCGAGGACGTCACGGTCCTCGACGTTCGGTGGCAACTCGCGGCGCCGGACGGACGTGGCGATTACGAGAACGGGCACGTCCCAGGGGCGGTGTACGTCTCGCTCGACGACGACCTCACTGACCACGCCGTCGTCGGACGCGGCCGGCACCCTTTGCCGTCGGGACGCGACCTGCAGGAGGCGGCTCGGCGATGGGGGATCCGGTCGGGCGTCCCGGTGGTCGTCTACGACGACTGGAACCGCGCCGGATCGGCCAGGGCGTGGTGGGTGCTCACCGCCGCGGGCATTCCGGGGGTGTGCATCCTCGACGGTGGCCTCGCCGCCTGGCGGGACGCGGGTGGCGACCTCGAGACCGGCTCGGCCGCAACCCAACCCGGTGACGTGGTGGTGGTCCACTACGACCTGTACGCCGGGGCTCTGCCGACGCTGACCGCCGACGAGGCGGCGCATGCCGACCGGCTCGTCGATGCCCGCGCGCCGGAACGATTCCGCGGCGAGCACGAACCGGTCGATCCGGTCGCCGGCCACGTGCCCGGTGCGGTCAACGTGCCGAGCACGTCGCTGCTGGGCGCCGACGGCACCTTCCTGTCCGGCGCCGAACTCGCCAAGGCGCTCGACGGCGCGACGGGCGCGTATTGCGGCTCGGGGGTGACGGCATCGGTGGTGGTGGCGGCCTCGGTCGCCGCCGGAACGCCCGTTGCACTGTTCCCCGGGTCGTGGTCGCAATGGAGTGCCGAGCCCGGGCGTCCGGTGGCGACGGGGGCCTGA
- the otsB gene encoding trehalose-phosphatase, which produces MLPADLTRALDDLATTPNLLVVSDFDGTLAPIVNDPLAARALPAAAQALTGLADLPDTSAALVSGRALGVLRELSAMPPTVHLVGSHGAEFEAGFTQDVDEALLQRVVGELNEIAVGRPGVTVETKPASAALHVRNASPADAEAALEAARRAATAWDVHATAGKAVLEFAVVSTDKGHAVDVLRDQIGATAVLFLGDDVTDEKAFRRMRNGDVGVKVGPGDTAAAFRVEAPDDVAEALAYVLAVRSVRE; this is translated from the coding sequence GTGCTTCCTGCCGATCTGACCCGCGCGCTCGACGACCTCGCCACTACACCGAACCTGCTCGTCGTCTCCGACTTCGACGGCACGCTCGCCCCGATCGTCAACGATCCCCTGGCCGCCCGCGCGCTGCCCGCAGCAGCGCAGGCGCTCACGGGGCTCGCCGACCTGCCCGACACCTCCGCCGCACTGGTCTCCGGCCGTGCCCTCGGCGTGTTGCGGGAGTTGTCCGCGATGCCCCCGACGGTGCACCTCGTGGGCAGCCACGGCGCCGAGTTCGAAGCCGGGTTCACCCAGGACGTCGACGAGGCGCTGCTGCAGCGGGTCGTCGGCGAGCTGAACGAGATCGCGGTGGGCCGTCCCGGCGTCACCGTCGAGACCAAGCCGGCCAGCGCGGCCCTGCACGTACGCAATGCCAGCCCCGCCGACGCCGAGGCCGCGCTGGAGGCGGCACGTCGGGCGGCCACCGCGTGGGACGTCCACGCCACCGCCGGCAAGGCCGTGCTGGAGTTCGCCGTCGTGTCGACCGACAAGGGTCACGCGGTCGACGTCCTGCGCGACCAGATCGGCGCGACGGCCGTGCTGTTCCTCGGCGACGACGTGACCGACGAGAAGGCCTTCCGCCGCATGCGCAACGGCGACGTCGGGGTCAAGGTCGGACCCGGCGACACGGCAGCGGCGTTCCGCGTCGAGGCTCCCGACGACGTGGCCGAGGCGCTGGCATACGTGCTGGCCGTGCGCAGCGTCCGGGAATGA
- a CDS encoding LamB/YcsF family protein: MDLNADLGEGFGAWRLGDDEAMLEVVTSANVACGFHAGDPAGLLRTCRAAAARGVRIGAQVGYRDLAGFGRRFIDVSHEDLVADVVYQIGALRALAHAAGSAVAYVKPHGALYNTIIRHAEQADAVATAVHFVDPALPVLGLAGSEFFDAARALGLRTVPEAFADRAYQPDGTLVSRREQGAVLHDVDEIAERVAAMTGHGRVTAIDGSTIPITAESVCVHGDSPGAVRIATAVRDRLIADGLQLRAFV, translated from the coding sequence ATGGACCTCAACGCCGATCTCGGTGAGGGTTTCGGCGCGTGGCGCCTCGGCGACGACGAGGCGATGCTCGAGGTGGTGACCAGCGCCAACGTGGCATGCGGCTTCCACGCCGGCGACCCCGCTGGGCTGCTCCGCACGTGCCGCGCAGCAGCCGCCCGTGGCGTCCGCATCGGCGCGCAGGTCGGCTACCGCGACCTCGCCGGTTTCGGTCGCCGCTTCATCGACGTCAGCCACGAAGACCTGGTGGCCGACGTCGTCTACCAGATCGGTGCGTTGCGGGCGCTTGCCCATGCCGCAGGGTCCGCCGTCGCCTACGTCAAACCCCATGGCGCGCTATACAACACGATCATCCGGCACGCCGAGCAGGCCGACGCGGTGGCCACCGCCGTGCACTTCGTCGATCCGGCGCTGCCGGTGCTCGGCCTCGCCGGTTCGGAGTTCTTCGACGCGGCACGGGCTCTCGGACTGCGCACCGTGCCCGAGGCCTTCGCCGACCGCGCCTACCAGCCCGACGGCACACTGGTGTCGCGTCGGGAGCAGGGCGCAGTGCTGCACGACGTCGACGAGATCGCCGAGCGGGTCGCCGCCATGACGGGGCACGGACGGGTCACCGCGATCGACGGTTCGACCATCCCGATCACCGCGGAATCGGTGTGCGTACACGGTGATTCGCCCGGTGCGGTTCGGATCGCGACCGCCGTGCGCGACCGCCTGATTGCCGACGGGCTGCAACTGAGGGCGTTCGTCTGA
- a CDS encoding metal ABC transporter solute-binding protein, Zn/Mn family produces MIVSRRLAAALLVVPFVLTSCSNSGDDSASSSSSAPTDAAPCPVAPVDVVVSVDQWGDVVTELGGACANVTTLLASSSVDPHDYEPSPADAAKFEGARLVVVNGGHYDEWAGKLAAGSAPDAPVVDAVRISEGEAGHDEAAHEAGHEGHEDGAANPHVWYSPTAVSGVADAVTAELSEIAPDAADYFAERRSAFATSLQPYDDAIAAIKKSASGKTYAATEAVFDEMATAVGLQNKTPAGYQTASNNEADPSPADLDAFLTLLQDKGVDVLIYNTQTEGSVPEQIRAAAESASVPVVEVTETVAPGTDSFEAWQVAQLTSLVEALGVSV; encoded by the coding sequence ATGATCGTCTCGCGCCGTCTCGCCGCCGCCTTGCTCGTGGTGCCGTTCGTACTGACGTCCTGCTCCAACAGTGGTGACGACTCGGCGTCCTCGTCCTCGTCCGCGCCGACCGACGCCGCGCCGTGCCCCGTCGCGCCCGTCGACGTGGTCGTCAGCGTCGATCAGTGGGGCGACGTGGTCACCGAACTCGGGGGTGCGTGCGCGAACGTCACCACGCTCCTGGCCAGCTCGTCGGTCGACCCACACGACTACGAACCCTCGCCCGCCGACGCGGCGAAGTTCGAGGGCGCCCGCCTCGTCGTGGTCAACGGGGGTCATTACGACGAGTGGGCGGGCAAGCTCGCGGCCGGTTCGGCACCCGACGCGCCCGTCGTCGATGCCGTCCGGATCAGCGAGGGGGAGGCAGGCCACGACGAAGCCGCCCACGAGGCCGGGCACGAGGGTCACGAGGACGGTGCGGCCAACCCACACGTCTGGTACAGCCCGACCGCCGTCAGCGGAGTCGCCGACGCCGTGACCGCCGAGCTGTCCGAGATCGCCCCGGACGCCGCGGACTACTTCGCCGAGCGGCGCAGCGCGTTCGCGACGTCGCTGCAGCCCTACGACGACGCCATCGCCGCGATCAAGAAGTCCGCGTCGGGCAAGACCTACGCCGCGACCGAAGCGGTGTTCGACGAGATGGCCACTGCCGTCGGCCTGCAGAACAAGACCCCGGCCGGCTACCAGACCGCGTCCAACAACGAGGCCGACCCGTCGCCTGCGGACCTCGACGCCTTCCTCACCCTCCTGCAGGACAAGGGTGTCGACGTGCTGATCTACAACACCCAGACCGAGGGATCGGTGCCTGAGCAGATCCGTGCCGCGGCCGAGTCGGCGAGCGTCCCGGTCGTCGAAGTCACCGAAACGGTGGCGCCCGGCACGGATTCGTTCGAGGCTTGGCAGGTGGCTCAACTCACCTCCCTTGTCGAGGCGCTCGGTGTCTCCGTCTGA
- the bluB gene encoding 5,6-dimethylbenzimidazole synthase — translation MTAHAFSADERRAVYRAILERRDMREFVAGATVPAPVLARLLQAAHAAPSVGLMQPWRFIRISDDDLRRQVHRIVDDERALTADALGPRGDEFLALKVEGILDCAELLVVALGDDRERHVFGRRTMPQMDLASVSCAIQNLWLAARAEGLGLGWVSIFDPARLARLLGMPADSEPVAVLCLGPVPEFPRRPVLEIEEWTHARPLPEFVTENGWASSQPRAVG, via the coding sequence GTGACCGCCCACGCCTTCAGCGCCGACGAGCGTCGCGCGGTGTACCGGGCCATCCTGGAGCGGCGCGACATGCGGGAGTTCGTCGCGGGGGCGACCGTCCCTGCGCCGGTCCTCGCCCGGCTGCTGCAGGCCGCGCACGCCGCGCCCAGCGTCGGACTGATGCAGCCCTGGCGCTTCATCCGCATCAGCGACGACGACCTCCGCCGCCAGGTCCACCGCATCGTCGACGACGAACGCGCGCTGACCGCCGACGCACTCGGACCCCGCGGCGATGAGTTCCTCGCGCTGAAGGTCGAGGGGATCCTCGACTGCGCGGAGTTGCTCGTCGTGGCGTTGGGCGACGACCGCGAGCGCCACGTGTTCGGCCGTCGCACCATGCCGCAGATGGACCTCGCCTCGGTGTCGTGCGCGATCCAGAACCTGTGGCTCGCCGCGCGCGCCGAAGGGCTGGGGCTGGGCTGGGTGTCGATCTTCGACCCGGCGCGGCTGGCACGGCTGCTCGGCATGCCCGCCGACTCCGAACCCGTTGCAGTGCTGTGCCTGGGGCCGGTGCCGGAGTTCCCCCGGCGACCGGTACTGGAGATCGAGGAGTGGACCCACGCCCGACCGCTGCCCGAGTTCGTCACCGAGAACGGCTGGGCGAGTTCACAGCCACGCGCCGTAGGCTAG
- a CDS encoding LacI family DNA-binding transcriptional regulator has product MSRGQAPRRRATLASLAAELKVSRTTISNAYNRPDQLSADLRERVLATAKQLGYPGPDPVARSLRTRRAGAVGLMITEPLNYSFSDPAALDFVAGLAESCEEVGQGLLLVAVGPNRSVSDGTAAVLAAGVDGFVVYSASDDDPYLPVVQQRALPLVVVDQPKHVAGASHVGIDDRAAMRAMAEHVLELGHREIGLLTMRLGRERPDAGVVAVADPDRAGTPHFDVQGDRIQGVRDAMTAHGVDPQKLVIVESFEHQPTSGGLAAEVALEANPRITALMCTADVLALSAMDYLRARGIYVPGQLTVTGFDGIPDAISRGLTTVRQPSIEKGRRAGRLLHQPSRSGLPEIEVLDTELIRGRTSGPPA; this is encoded by the coding sequence ATGTCCCGAGGTCAAGCGCCACGGCGCCGCGCGACCCTGGCATCCTTGGCCGCCGAACTCAAGGTCTCGCGCACCACGATCTCCAATGCCTACAACCGTCCTGACCAGTTGTCGGCCGATCTGCGGGAGCGCGTGCTCGCCACCGCCAAGCAGCTGGGCTACCCGGGTCCCGACCCCGTCGCCCGGTCACTGCGCACCCGCCGCGCGGGTGCGGTGGGCCTGATGATCACCGAACCGCTCAACTATTCGTTCAGTGACCCGGCGGCCCTCGACTTCGTTGCGGGCCTTGCCGAATCGTGCGAGGAGGTCGGACAGGGGCTGCTGCTGGTCGCCGTCGGACCCAACCGCAGCGTGAGCGACGGTACCGCCGCGGTGCTGGCCGCCGGAGTCGACGGGTTCGTCGTCTACTCGGCCTCCGACGACGACCCGTATCTTCCGGTCGTGCAACAGCGGGCCCTGCCGTTGGTCGTCGTCGATCAGCCCAAGCACGTCGCCGGGGCGTCGCACGTCGGCATCGACGACCGGGCCGCGATGCGCGCGATGGCCGAGCACGTCCTGGAACTCGGGCACCGCGAGATCGGCCTGCTCACCATGCGTCTCGGCCGCGAACGGCCGGATGCCGGTGTGGTGGCCGTCGCCGACCCCGACCGGGCCGGGACGCCGCACTTCGACGTGCAGGGCGACCGGATCCAGGGCGTACGCGACGCGATGACCGCCCACGGGGTCGACCCGCAGAAGCTGGTGATCGTCGAGAGCTTCGAGCACCAGCCCACGTCCGGTGGTCTGGCCGCCGAGGTGGCGCTGGAGGCGAATCCGCGCATCACCGCGCTGATGTGCACGGCCGACGTGCTGGCGCTCTCCGCGATGGACTACCTGCGGGCACGCGGCATCTACGTACCGGGCCAGCTGACCGTCACCGGGTTCGACGGGATCCCCGACGCCATCTCCCGAGGGTTGACGACGGTGCGCCAGCCGAGCATCGAGAAGGGGCGCCGCGCGGGCCGCCTGCTGCACCAGCCATCGCGCTCGGGTCTGCCGGAGATCGAGGTGCTCGACACCGAGTTGATCCGCGGCAGGACGTCGGGACCACCGGCTTAG